The following coding sequences lie in one Candidatus Eremiobacterota bacterium genomic window:
- the hemB gene encoding porphobilinogen synthase, protein MLSRPRRLRRTEIVRSLVREHRVHVEQLVAPIFVAERSSDAGPIEAMPGIERFDLDGAVAYARELAALRVRSVLLFGIPAAKDERASSSYDDDGIVQRTIRAIRSAAPDVLVMADCCCCEYTSHGHCGVLDAHGGVENDATVELLCRIALSYARAGADVIAPSDMMDGRVAAIRTALDGDGASDVAIMAYSAKYASAFYGPFRDAAGSAPQFGDRRGYQMDPPNAREALREIALDIEQGADIVMVKPGMPYLDVLRAARDRFDVPLAVYNVSGEYAMLKAAARNGWLDGERAVDELLTAFVRAGADIVITYFAREYAARHA, encoded by the coding sequence ATCCTCTCACGCCCGCGGCGGCTTCGCCGCACTGAGATCGTTCGATCCCTGGTTCGCGAACATCGGGTCCACGTCGAACAGCTCGTAGCGCCGATCTTCGTCGCCGAGCGCTCGAGCGACGCCGGGCCCATCGAGGCAATGCCCGGGATCGAACGCTTCGACCTCGACGGGGCCGTCGCGTATGCGCGCGAGCTCGCGGCGCTCCGCGTTCGAAGCGTGCTTCTCTTCGGGATCCCGGCGGCGAAAGACGAGCGAGCCTCGAGCAGCTACGATGACGACGGCATCGTCCAACGCACGATTCGTGCGATACGATCCGCAGCGCCCGACGTGCTGGTCATGGCCGACTGCTGCTGCTGCGAATACACGAGCCACGGGCATTGCGGCGTGCTCGATGCGCACGGTGGCGTTGAAAACGACGCGACGGTGGAACTGCTATGCCGGATTGCGCTCAGCTACGCGCGAGCCGGAGCCGACGTCATCGCGCCGTCCGACATGATGGACGGACGGGTCGCGGCGATCCGAACCGCGCTCGACGGCGACGGCGCAAGCGACGTTGCAATCATGGCGTATAGCGCAAAATACGCTTCGGCATTTTACGGGCCGTTTCGCGACGCCGCCGGGTCGGCGCCTCAATTCGGCGACCGTCGCGGTTACCAGATGGATCCGCCGAACGCTCGAGAGGCATTACGCGAAATCGCTCTCGACATCGAACAAGGCGCCGATATCGTGATGGTCAAACCGGGGATGCCCTATCTCGACGTGCTGCGCGCGGCGCGCGACCGCTTCGACGTGCCGCTCGCCGTTTACAATGTGAGCGGCGAGTACGCCATGCTCAAGGCCGCTGCGCGAAACGGCTGGCTCGACGGCGAACGCGCCGTCGACGAACTTCTAACGGCGTTCGTGCGTGCCGGCGCCGACATCGTCATTACGTACTTCGCAAGGGAGTATGCCGCGCGCCATGCATGA
- a CDS encoding molybdenum cofactor guanylyltransferase — protein MHEDAIVLLAGGQERRFPGKLEHHVDGIPLLARCYERLRATGLPMYVIAKGSFSRELDARLEAPFIVDRHPGSGPLRALLDACAAIPARRMFVVAGDQPEIDTGVLERLEASWQSGDEAAVPVHDGQIEPLVAIYDRAAVLREVLRLRGRAAMRELVARLATRLVPCDGNSFHNVNHRQDLA, from the coding sequence ATGCATGAGGACGCGATCGTTCTGCTCGCCGGTGGTCAAGAGCGTCGCTTTCCCGGCAAGCTCGAGCATCACGTTGACGGGATACCGTTGCTCGCGCGATGCTACGAGCGCCTACGCGCAACCGGCCTGCCGATGTACGTTATCGCCAAAGGATCGTTCTCTCGTGAACTCGACGCGCGTCTCGAGGCACCCTTCATCGTCGACCGGCATCCCGGATCCGGCCCGCTCCGCGCGTTGCTCGACGCGTGCGCGGCAATTCCGGCAAGGCGCATGTTCGTCGTCGCGGGAGATCAACCCGAGATCGACACCGGCGTGCTCGAGCGTTTAGAGGCTTCGTGGCAATCGGGCGACGAAGCCGCCGTTCCGGTGCATGACGGTCAGATCGAACCCCTCGTTGCGATTTACGATCGCGCGGCGGTTTTGCGCGAAGTGCTGCGATTGCGCGGGCGCGCCGCGATGCGCGAGCTCGTCGCACGTTTGGCGACGCGTCTGGTACCGTGCGACGGGAACTCCTTCCACAACGTGAACCATCGGCAGGATCTTGCGTGA
- the tatC gene encoding twin-arginine translocase subunit TatC has product MPFTEHLRELRNRLLIALGTVGAIAVLLFWPSQFAIRWMMHEYFGGIELHAFGPADVIFTEFKFSVIGGIIVGLPLLLQQLWLFVVPAIHPRTRRMVYAFILPSLLLAALGLAFAHFVVIPRVVAALIHITDAVATPTFGVASTLNFVMILFALFAIIFQTPIVLVGMARLGIVSAQSLMHYRRHAFFAFFIAGGIAAPDGNPLTMALLALPMYVLYEISIWVILPLERRWSR; this is encoded by the coding sequence ATGCCGTTTACGGAGCACCTGCGGGAGCTCCGTAATCGTCTGTTGATCGCGCTTGGGACGGTCGGCGCCATCGCCGTCCTCCTCTTTTGGCCCTCGCAATTCGCTATCCGCTGGATGATGCACGAGTACTTCGGCGGCATCGAGCTGCACGCGTTCGGTCCGGCCGACGTTATCTTCACCGAGTTCAAGTTTTCCGTCATCGGCGGGATCATCGTCGGCCTTCCGCTCCTGCTCCAACAGCTCTGGCTCTTCGTCGTGCCCGCGATCCATCCGCGAACGCGCCGCATGGTCTATGCGTTCATTCTCCCGTCGCTGCTGCTCGCCGCGCTGGGCCTCGCCTTTGCGCACTTCGTCGTGATCCCGCGCGTCGTCGCCGCGCTCATTCACATCACCGACGCCGTGGCAACGCCAACGTTTGGCGTTGCCTCGACGTTGAACTTCGTTATGATCCTCTTTGCGCTCTTCGCGATCATCTTTCAGACGCCGATCGTGCTGGTGGGCATGGCGCGGCTCGGAATCGTGAGCGCGCAGTCGCTGATGCATTACCGCCGCCATGCGTTCTTTGCGTTCTTCATCGCAGGCGGCATCGCGGCGCCCGACGGGAATCCGCTGACGATGGCCCTCCTTGCGCTTCCAATGTACGTGCTCTACGAAATCTCGATCTGGGTAATTCTCCCCCTCGAGCGGCGCTGGTCGCGATGA
- the hemC gene encoding hydroxymethylbilane synthase, whose product MLSISLRPNGRRAVIVGGGDVAARKAESLADAGFPVFVVAERIGERLRSLVSDRRAVCAERRYDVRDVEGAVLVIAATNDVELNARILLDARAVHALVCDATDSGRGDFTMAATQRVGDLTISVDSAGAAPAFSRRVVREIAEGLGEPYADAVRSLARMRAYVKDAFAPPLRGRILRRLAERPISELVAMPRPAICATRRSDLAMIQSATVAARLAERGVATTMLGVTTAGDRDRATPIDLLGAANVFVKELEQALRDRRADFAVHSCKDLAGSLAGDMELVAISSREDPRDAYCSERYATFESLPPGAVVGTSSVRRRAQLQALRPDLRYEPLRGNVDTRLSKLAGGNYDAIVLAMAGLKRLGAGATYVVPFTIEQLVPAVAQGALAIEMRAGDDPLRPLIRDAINDVESEICVTCERAALRAMRAGCSAPLGVYARREHHEIVVEAIFIPEPHAATRARIARPIATLEEARALGTDIAERLKAAVPVAAQVVP is encoded by the coding sequence ATGCTCTCTATCTCTCTCCGGCCGAACGGTCGTCGAGCCGTCATCGTCGGCGGAGGCGACGTCGCCGCGCGAAAAGCCGAATCGCTTGCGGACGCAGGATTTCCAGTATTCGTCGTCGCCGAACGGATCGGGGAGCGACTGCGTTCGTTGGTGAGCGATCGGCGCGCCGTCTGCGCGGAGCGTCGTTACGACGTTCGCGACGTCGAAGGTGCCGTTCTCGTGATCGCCGCAACGAATGACGTCGAGCTCAATGCGCGTATTCTCCTCGATGCCCGTGCCGTGCACGCGCTCGTCTGCGACGCAACCGATTCGGGCCGCGGCGATTTCACCATGGCAGCGACGCAGCGCGTTGGCGATCTGACGATCAGCGTCGATTCCGCGGGCGCCGCGCCGGCGTTCTCGCGACGCGTCGTGCGCGAGATCGCGGAGGGCCTGGGCGAACCGTACGCGGATGCGGTGCGCTCTCTCGCGCGTATGCGCGCCTACGTTAAAGACGCTTTTGCTCCGCCGCTGCGCGGCCGAATTCTTCGCCGCCTTGCAGAACGTCCGATTTCCGAACTGGTTGCCATGCCTCGTCCAGCAATCTGCGCAACGCGGCGCAGCGACTTGGCGATGATTCAGAGCGCTACCGTCGCCGCGCGATTGGCCGAACGGGGCGTCGCGACGACGATGCTCGGCGTGACGACGGCCGGCGATCGCGATCGCGCAACGCCGATCGATCTGCTGGGCGCCGCCAACGTCTTCGTGAAGGAATTGGAGCAGGCGTTGCGCGATCGGCGCGCCGACTTTGCCGTTCACTCGTGCAAAGACCTCGCGGGATCGCTCGCCGGCGACATGGAGCTTGTCGCGATCTCGTCGCGCGAAGACCCCCGCGACGCGTATTGCAGCGAGCGTTACGCAACCTTCGAGTCGTTGCCGCCCGGTGCGGTCGTCGGAACGTCGAGCGTCCGTCGCCGGGCACAACTGCAAGCTCTGCGCCCCGATCTGCGTTACGAACCGCTGCGCGGCAACGTCGACACGCGTCTATCCAAGCTCGCAGGGGGAAATTACGATGCGATCGTGCTGGCGATGGCTGGATTGAAGCGCTTGGGCGCGGGCGCGACCTACGTCGTGCCGTTTACGATCGAGCAACTCGTGCCGGCCGTCGCCCAAGGGGCGCTCGCGATCGAGATGCGCGCCGGCGACGATCCGTTGCGCCCGCTCATTCGCGACGCGATCAACGACGTCGAAAGCGAAATTTGCGTGACCTGCGAGCGCGCGGCGCTGCGAGCGATGCGCGCGGGATGCAGCGCACCGCTTGGCGTTTACGCCCGACGAGAGCACCATGAAATCGTCGTCGAGGCAATCTTCATACCGGAACCGCACGCCGCGACTCGCGCTCGCATCGCTCGTCCGATTGCGACACTCGAGGAGGCCCGCGCTCTCGGCACTGACATCGCCGAGCGTTTGAAAGCGGCCGTCCCTGTCGCCGCGCAGGTGGTTCCCTGA
- a CDS encoding twin-arginine translocase TatA/TatE family subunit: MHPLLAFIDAPIIIGILVVGALLFGADKLPKLARSAGQAKKEFLVGQAEADEAAARAREEARLRAAAQHADIMDNVEAGAIGGESIPPPTPGRGTQSS; encoded by the coding sequence ATGCATCCGCTTCTCGCATTCATCGACGCGCCGATCATCATCGGCATCCTGGTCGTCGGTGCGCTGCTCTTCGGAGCGGACAAACTGCCGAAGCTGGCACGCAGCGCCGGTCAAGCGAAGAAAGAGTTCTTGGTCGGTCAGGCCGAGGCCGATGAAGCGGCGGCAAGAGCGCGCGAGGAAGCTCGTCTGCGCGCCGCGGCGCAGCATGCCGACATCATGGATAACGTTGAAGCCGGAGCGATCGGAGGCGAGTCCATTCCGCCTCCAACGCCTGGCCGCGGAACGCAATCATCCTAA
- a CDS encoding cytochrome b N-terminal domain-containing protein has translation MLNWIEKRTGFVSLGKDFLTEDVPGGASYWYVFGSATLFAMTVQIVTGIFLTFFYAPSAATAWESTRSIYLNPYTHFLLAVHYWGASAMIALVFLHLLQVLIFGAYKAPRELQWVVGVLLLLVTLVLGLTGYLLPWDMDAYFASQVSLNIVGLAPIAGPVLQHIAQGGGSMGTATINRFFGLHVWLMPAVLVGLVGAHLTIFRHNGAAGPVVDDPRTVKLGRFWPDQFFMDGAFSFIIFIVICFLAFVAPPYLDQKADPTKFFVPYPAWYFLSLFGLLALVPPEIHLGPLSIGTELIATIVGPTLFLIVVLLIPWLDRSRSRSLASRAGLLWSTTVIIVGIVALTAFGQITTMIKQAAAPPSPPESVVLSAAPATMPSPAPGSPGAVSAAGAGISNPTQSTTNGPGAQVFANNCATCHGATGQGVPGSFPPLANNPTVTGDPNKVIGIVLNGLHGSITVNGQTYNGQMPPWKGTLTNKEIADVITYIRGSLGSNNASAVTEPQVANYKP, from the coding sequence ATGCTGAACTGGATCGAAAAGCGCACCGGCTTCGTTTCGCTGGGCAAAGACTTCCTCACCGAAGACGTGCCGGGCGGCGCGAGTTACTGGTACGTTTTCGGAAGCGCGACACTCTTCGCGATGACGGTGCAGATCGTCACCGGGATATTTCTGACGTTCTTCTATGCGCCGTCGGCGGCGACGGCGTGGGAATCGACGCGATCGATCTATTTAAATCCATACACCCATTTCTTGCTGGCGGTCCATTATTGGGGCGCCTCGGCAATGATTGCGCTGGTCTTCCTTCACTTGCTCCAGGTGCTCATTTTCGGGGCCTACAAAGCGCCGCGCGAGCTGCAGTGGGTCGTCGGCGTGCTCTTGCTGCTCGTCACCCTCGTGCTGGGGTTAACCGGTTATCTCTTGCCGTGGGATATGGATGCGTACTTTGCCTCGCAGGTGTCGCTCAATATCGTGGGTCTCGCCCCCATCGCGGGTCCTGTGCTGCAACATATCGCGCAGGGCGGCGGAAGCATGGGGACCGCGACCATCAATCGTTTCTTCGGGTTGCACGTCTGGCTCATGCCGGCGGTGTTGGTCGGGCTCGTCGGCGCGCACCTGACGATTTTCCGCCATAACGGGGCCGCCGGTCCGGTCGTCGACGATCCGCGTACGGTAAAACTCGGCCGCTTTTGGCCGGATCAGTTTTTCATGGACGGCGCGTTCTCGTTTATCATTTTTATCGTCATCTGTTTTTTGGCGTTCGTCGCACCGCCGTATCTCGATCAGAAAGCCGATCCGACGAAATTTTTCGTGCCGTATCCAGCGTGGTATTTCTTGTCGCTCTTCGGCCTGCTCGCGCTCGTACCGCCCGAGATTCATCTCGGCCCGCTCAGCATCGGCACGGAGCTGATCGCAACGATCGTAGGCCCGACGCTCTTTCTCATCGTCGTTCTGTTGATTCCGTGGCTTGACCGAAGCCGGTCGCGCAGTCTCGCGTCGCGGGCGGGCCTGCTCTGGAGCACGACGGTCATCATCGTCGGCATCGTGGCGCTGACTGCCTTTGGACAGATTACGACAATGATCAAACAAGCCGCAGCGCCGCCGTCGCCGCCGGAATCGGTGGTTCTCTCGGCAGCGCCCGCGACGATGCCCTCACCCGCTCCGGGATCCCCGGGCGCAGTCTCTGCCGCGGGCGCCGGGATCAGCAATCCAACTCAATCGACGACGAACGGGCCCGGTGCGCAAGTCTTCGCAAACAATTGCGCGACGTGTCACGGCGCGACCGGACAAGGCGTTCCCGGATCCTTCCCGCCCCTGGCAAATAATCCGACGGTGACCGGTGATCCCAACAAAGTCATCGGAATCGTGCTCAACGGACTTCATGGATCGATCACGGTCAATGGACAGACCTATAACGGACAGATGCCCCCCTGGAAGGGAACGCTGACCAATAAAGAGATCGCGGACGTCATTACCTATATCCGCGGATCGCTTGGAAGTAATAACGCCTCCGCGGTCACGGAACCGCAAGTGGCAAATTACAAGCCCTAG
- the ccsB gene encoding c-type cytochrome biogenesis protein CcsB has protein sequence MPLDELLIAIALGAYTLGALALLLYFFTRDDALLRAGIPLAIVGCVTQFVQLIARYELSHVWPLLNLYGSLSLFSAMSVAIYIGFAFRYRLWFAGGFVLALAGIFLAYGVTWYEGTMPPVPSLQSYWAKIHVPIVVSSYAAFLVAFVFSSIYLLKYYAGRRVAVGAQDDTAARRWFDALPSLPQLDVVVYRAVAIGLPLITVGIITGAMWAKESWGAYWQWDPKETAALFSWIIYLAYMHLHTRHAWRGLRTNWVSVIGFVSIIFCYLGVNIWISGLHSYKV, from the coding sequence ATGCCGCTAGACGAGCTTCTCATCGCGATCGCCTTGGGCGCGTACACGCTGGGCGCCCTTGCGCTGTTGCTCTACTTCTTTACGCGCGACGACGCGCTGTTGCGGGCCGGGATTCCACTCGCGATCGTCGGGTGCGTCACCCAGTTCGTGCAACTCATCGCTCGTTACGAGCTGAGCCACGTCTGGCCACTGCTCAACCTGTACGGATCGCTCTCACTCTTCTCGGCAATGTCGGTCGCGATCTATATCGGCTTCGCGTTTCGATACCGGCTCTGGTTTGCCGGCGGCTTCGTGCTCGCGCTCGCCGGAATTTTTCTCGCGTACGGCGTTACTTGGTACGAAGGAACCATGCCGCCCGTGCCCTCGCTGCAATCCTATTGGGCGAAGATTCACGTGCCGATCGTCGTATCGTCGTACGCTGCCTTTCTGGTAGCCTTCGTCTTTTCGTCGATCTACCTGCTCAAGTACTATGCGGGGCGCCGCGTCGCCGTCGGAGCGCAGGACGATACCGCGGCGCGGCGCTGGTTCGACGCATTACCGAGCCTGCCGCAGCTCGACGTCGTCGTGTACCGTGCGGTCGCGATCGGTCTTCCCCTCATCACGGTCGGCATCATCACCGGGGCGATGTGGGCAAAAGAGTCCTGGGGCGCGTACTGGCAGTGGGATCCGAAAGAGACCGCGGCGCTCTTCTCGTGGATCATCTACTTAGCATACATGCATCTTCACACCCGGCACGCGTGGCGCGGTCTGCGCACGAACTGGGTAAGCGTGATCGGCTTCGTCTCAATTATCTTCTGCTACCTGGGCGTCAACATTTGGATTTCGGGTCTTCACAGTTATAAGGTCTGA
- a CDS encoding cytochrome c biogenesis protein ResB, with protein MTAARAFYGEFVRTFGNVLFAVSLFVTWGLLTLVGVIIDQGHDAGFYFQIYAAPIARAILRLSLDNVYHSPWYVGIIGLILLSLAVCTFKRVIPARLPPLRPVSVEKIPLHGTFDAAGDPATVRRRLTELLTARGWRIRERIFGGIEWSFADKHNWARRGVLVAHAGFVILAAGTTLYWARGFSGDLAVLTGQTSQVERTHALIRLDRFGYKIAPIMTKSGMVYQPIEYVSHVTVVGNDGIPRHLIVRVNHPIDVDGTLYYQASYGFGMRFLMTHDGRPDAALSNKTFLEGDSFDLPGTQRTLAYERFAPTVDKQSGMPTADPRVNDPAVVLAATEDGNALGEVLAPLGSAIDLGDGWRVTPKRYVLYSGFQYRNDPGVPLVGIGAFVLLAGLIISFYFLPARLYLRVDEIAPGRSRVGAAATTVKGYDVFSSEFNRLMSALNSCACR; from the coding sequence ATGACCGCCGCGCGCGCGTTCTACGGCGAGTTCGTTCGCACGTTCGGGAACGTGCTTTTCGCAGTCTCACTCTTCGTTACGTGGGGCTTGCTGACGCTGGTCGGCGTTATCATCGACCAGGGTCACGATGCCGGCTTTTACTTCCAAATCTACGCCGCGCCGATTGCGCGCGCGATCCTGCGTTTGAGCTTGGACAACGTGTACCACTCGCCGTGGTACGTCGGTATCATCGGGCTGATCTTACTTTCGCTGGCGGTCTGCACGTTCAAGCGCGTGATTCCCGCACGGCTTCCGCCGCTGCGGCCGGTCAGCGTCGAAAAAATTCCACTGCACGGCACCTTCGACGCCGCCGGCGATCCGGCGACGGTGCGCCGGCGATTAACGGAGTTGCTAACGGCACGCGGCTGGCGAATTCGCGAACGTATCTTCGGCGGTATCGAGTGGAGCTTTGCCGACAAGCATAATTGGGCGCGTCGCGGCGTGCTGGTAGCGCACGCCGGATTCGTGATCCTCGCGGCGGGAACGACTCTCTATTGGGCACGCGGCTTCTCGGGCGACCTGGCGGTACTCACCGGCCAGACCTCGCAGGTCGAGCGGACGCACGCGCTCATTCGGCTCGATCGTTTTGGATACAAGATCGCACCGATCATGACGAAGAGCGGGATGGTCTATCAACCGATCGAGTACGTTTCGCACGTTACGGTGGTTGGCAACGACGGAATCCCCAGACACTTGATCGTACGGGTGAATCATCCCATCGACGTTGACGGCACGCTCTACTATCAAGCGAGTTACGGTTTCGGCATGCGATTTCTCATGACTCACGACGGCCGCCCCGATGCCGCGCTCTCCAACAAGACGTTTCTCGAAGGCGACTCCTTCGATCTGCCCGGTACGCAGCGAACCCTCGCGTACGAACGCTTTGCGCCGACGGTCGACAAGCAGAGCGGCATGCCAACCGCCGATCCGCGCGTCAACGACCCCGCGGTCGTGCTGGCCGCCACCGAGGACGGCAACGCGCTCGGCGAGGTCCTCGCGCCGTTAGGCTCCGCGATCGATCTCGGCGACGGGTGGCGAGTGACGCCCAAGCGCTACGTCCTCTACAGCGGATTTCAATATCGGAACGATCCAGGCGTTCCGCTGGTCGGCATCGGTGCGTTCGTGCTGCTTGCGGGCCTGATCATCTCGTTCTATTTTCTTCCGGCGCGCCTCTATCTGCGGGTCGACGAGATCGCGCCCGGACGTTCTCGAGTCGGTGCCGCTGCAACGACGGTCAAGGGATACGACGTGTTTTCGAGTGAATTCAACCGGCTGATGTCCGCGCTGAACTCCTGCGCATGCCGCTAG
- a CDS encoding glycosyltransferase family 39 protein: MSKRWNGPARAASIGAVAAALMTLPGLWVGTLWDNSETAYGEVAREILLRHDWIVMHLNGVPYFVQPPLYFWLGAVFAKLIGPTALAFRLPAALATIALGACTGYAVARQAGTRVGINAAVILSTCLMQAVIGRLAIMDALLDLAVAITVFLWFRALESGRDRYIIYGWIAAGAGVLAKGLVAPVVALLVIVPFYLWNRRCERSAPLSRRGWLFGAALFLAIVIPWPLALIAHYHLVPLEQLVGEYTIGRYTGVIENQSGPLWYYLPVIVLGFFPWIAFLPMAIVYGVGELRAAVDPARARLLRLAFVWMVMPLLFFSFARTKLPNYIALEFPALALITALYFENVVRREGSRSAVISAATVPVTIGALGFAIVVFTSNNRLTSEIAAAVPPLFAMASAIFAGSLLTAMLLARRKSAQMAPYALAIVATFAADVLATSVLPRAEVYKPIPRLAALIDRELKSGDAVAIQGVSGGNALLFYTHPVVHVLGASGGADPQGDGDDPRSFVCGASRAWVIVPAASLEADPSYGRHRRVVAIDRKAALLLYDGAPCR; encoded by the coding sequence GTGAGCAAACGCTGGAATGGACCGGCCCGTGCGGCCTCCATCGGCGCCGTTGCGGCGGCGCTCATGACATTGCCGGGCTTATGGGTCGGCACGCTCTGGGATAATAGCGAGACGGCCTACGGCGAGGTCGCGCGCGAGATCTTGCTCCGGCATGACTGGATTGTCATGCATCTCAACGGCGTGCCGTACTTCGTTCAACCGCCGCTCTATTTTTGGTTGGGGGCGGTATTCGCGAAGTTGATTGGGCCGACTGCACTGGCGTTTCGCCTCCCCGCGGCGCTGGCCACCATTGCGCTGGGGGCCTGCACCGGGTACGCGGTCGCGCGTCAAGCCGGAACGCGCGTCGGAATCAACGCGGCAGTCATTCTCTCGACGTGCTTGATGCAGGCGGTGATCGGTCGCCTTGCGATCATGGATGCGTTACTCGACTTAGCGGTTGCAATCACCGTGTTCTTGTGGTTTCGGGCGCTCGAAAGCGGGCGAGACCGTTACATCATCTACGGATGGATCGCCGCCGGAGCCGGCGTCTTGGCCAAGGGTCTCGTGGCACCGGTTGTGGCGCTCTTAGTGATCGTGCCGTTCTACCTTTGGAATCGGCGCTGCGAGAGATCCGCTCCCCTCTCGCGGCGAGGATGGCTCTTTGGAGCGGCACTCTTTCTTGCCATCGTGATTCCATGGCCGCTCGCCTTAATCGCTCACTACCACCTCGTTCCGCTCGAGCAACTGGTCGGCGAGTACACCATCGGGCGCTACACCGGCGTGATCGAAAACCAATCCGGGCCGCTGTGGTATTACTTGCCCGTCATCGTATTGGGATTCTTTCCCTGGATCGCGTTCTTGCCGATGGCGATCGTCTACGGAGTCGGGGAGCTGCGGGCCGCGGTCGATCCCGCGCGCGCACGTCTGCTTCGTCTTGCGTTCGTCTGGATGGTGATGCCGCTGCTCTTCTTTAGTTTTGCGCGCACGAAGCTGCCGAACTACATCGCTCTCGAGTTTCCGGCCCTGGCACTGATCACCGCTCTCTATTTCGAAAACGTCGTGCGCAGGGAAGGATCCCGCTCCGCTGTGATCTCCGCAGCGACGGTCCCGGTCACCATTGGCGCGCTGGGCTTCGCCATCGTCGTGTTTACGAGCAACAATCGTTTGACGTCGGAGATCGCCGCAGCGGTTCCTCCGCTCTTCGCCATGGCGAGCGCTATCTTCGCCGGCTCGTTGCTGACCGCCATGCTCCTGGCGCGCCGCAAGAGCGCGCAAATGGCTCCATACGCGCTGGCCATCGTGGCCACGTTCGCTGCCGACGTGCTGGCAACGAGCGTTCTTCCGCGCGCCGAAGTCTATAAGCCGATTCCGAGATTAGCGGCGCTCATCGATCGCGAACTCAAATCCGGAGACGCGGTTGCTATACAAGGTGTTTCGGGCGGAAACGCGCTTCTCTTTTACACGCATCCGGTCGTTCACGTCCTTGGGGCTTCGGGGGGTGCGGACCCGCAGGGCGACGGTGATGATCCTCGTTCTTTCGTCTGCGGAGCCTCACGCGCGTGGGTCATTGTTCCGGCGGCCTCATTGGAGGCCGACCCATCGTACGGGCGCCATCGGCGGGTGGTCGCGATCGATCGGAAAGCTGCGCTCTTACTCTACGACGGCGCCCCGTGCAGATGA
- a CDS encoding Rieske 2Fe-2S domain-containing protein, producing the protein MAARPDIFTGPSGKADVPFDVVNMGFVIFSPICPHLGCYYSWSEAQNKFMCPCHGSQYTFDGTHIAGPAPRGLDPLQLREQSGTAEVMWIVYQSNTPARIVVSYQA; encoded by the coding sequence ATGGCCGCGCGTCCCGACATCTTTACCGGGCCGTCGGGGAAGGCCGACGTGCCGTTCGACGTGGTCAATATGGGTTTTGTCATCTTCAGTCCGATCTGCCCGCATCTCGGCTGCTACTATAGTTGGAGCGAGGCGCAGAACAAGTTTATGTGCCCCTGCCACGGCTCGCAATATACGTTCGACGGCACCCATATCGCCGGCCCGGCGCCGCGCGGACTCGATCCGCTGCAGCTGCGCGAGCAGAGCGGCACCGCCGAGGTGATGTGGATCGTCTATCAGTCGAACACCCCCGCGCGTATCGTCGTGTCGTATCAGGCATAA